A stretch of DNA from Dioscorea cayenensis subsp. rotundata cultivar TDr96_F1 chromosome 4, TDr96_F1_v2_PseudoChromosome.rev07_lg8_w22 25.fasta, whole genome shotgun sequence:
TAACTGTTCAGCATAGATGCTTTGACTTGCGGTGAAAACAATAATCTCAAACATTTGAGCTACTCTCTCAAGGAAAATCTGAAGGTAGGGTCTCCGTTTCACATACACCATATGCTGTTTCAGGTTAAAAAATACAGGAAAAGAGAAGTCTGCATCTTCGCAAGGCTCCAGTGTAGAATGGACAAGAGTTTCTGCAAAGAAAACCTTGAGTGAAATAGAAATTTCTCAATGTTAACATTACTGCAACTACTGTTAGTCAAGTGATTCAACAGCCGCAAGTTATttggctttttattttttgaatctcAAACTGAAAAATGGTTAATCTTATATCTGCTACTGGCAATCAAATTATACAAAGGGAATGGTTAATAGTACATCTAATAATGGCAATCAAATTATACAAAGCTTGATAGAGCCTACCTGTCTAACAAGGCAAGCATGCAGGTAGAGGTTCAAaatattgaaagaataataaaaaaaaactagcagtgataaatcataaaaataataagttttgAGTAGAAATACCATCCAAGTCTAGCACAAGAGTGATAGACTTCTTTTTCTGTGTTTCATTTGGTAACAAAATTGGCCTGATGGATGAAACTGCCTCAGGCAAATCaggtaaatttttgaaaattagcTGTGGATCAAAGCATTCAGTTTCTGCAAGATCACCAGAGTGATAAGCTAGACCTTCCTGGTCAGATGATTTTAGTTGATGAATTGCTAGATACAGGTAGGCATCATCGGAGTCCACCACAGCGTCTTCAATGCAGGTCCCATCATGCGTATTAGTTGTTTCTATTGTTGACTCTAGAAATGGGAGTTTCATATATTTCTCAGATGTGTCTAACAGTATATCATCATTTATCTGTTCATAGTAAGGGCAAGTAACGTCCATAACATCAGCAAATGTCAACTCCCCGTCGAAAGTCAAAGCATTAGCACCCTCACAAATGAAGAAATCTGAAACACTGCAAGTTTGAAGGTCTCTTGAATGACAACTTCCATCATCACTTTCATCAGCAACAAGAAGAGGCAAAGCAGGTTGTTCAGCATCTCTAACTGCAAAGCAGGAATATGTTATGCTTCATGGGCTGATCAATAATTTTCCTCCTATTGGAGgatcaatcaaaaataaaatattgtaacattgtgaagaaggaaaaaaaaagttaaaaaggcGTTAATATGTCCATCACATCATGATAAGTTGGAAAATAGTCTGACCACCTTGATCATGGTGAAGATAATAAGAAATTTGAAGTTGCCCTGCCTTGCGCATCTTGCTAGGGCCATAAGATGCAAATTTTGACAATAAATTGCAAGTAATGAATAGCCAGAGCACAGACATTAAGTTTAGACAAATAAAGTAGCTAGTATATAATAATGATTTCAAATTAGCATAAGTAACCACTGTGCAGTTGACATGAAACACTTAACGATAAAGTCTCCTTAGTCAGCACCATGACAACTTTATCTGCTAGGATACGATCTGACATCCTAAAATTGAATATTTCCTTCAAAACTGACCAGTATAAATAACATATGGTGTATAGCAAGGCAGAAAGGTTGAAGATGTTTATATGGATACAATATGAACTCATCTGACACATTTAATTGAGTGCTTCAAGATTtgcaccaaaaataataatatttcactTTTGATTATGCATCTATCTACATGTCATGTTGTTTCGAGTGACCTAGTAAAATACATGCTCAGCATCCATACTAGCATTTCTGGATAAATGTTGAAACTGTTCCAACCTATGAAAGAACTTCATATAATGACACCGTGACACTAATATCTACGTGATGCATGATTCGGTGTGCTCACATTGACAGAGCCTGGTAAGCAAAAAGATCTTGTAGAGAACAGAAAAAGGAAGCCTAGGTTCAATTCAGGCATGTTTCATGCTTATTGAGCCACTCATTTTGTCTACATCAGCAAGACTATTCTTGATACCAGGAGGACTGTCTCGTATGCAGAAACATGCCAGAATTTGTGAAAGAATAAAATGCTAAACAATCTAAAACAAACTTTAAGACGGATTCAGAATGGTAAATGAGAATGTATCAAATGAATGCATATTGAAAGTCATAGACCAAGTAAAGATGATAATTTTGAATACACGTCGAAACTTGATACAAATGCCTTCCTACCTGAATTATTTATACCAATCATTTTGAACTCAGAATCTTCAGGCATCAAGATTGGAGAGAAGATCGTCTGCAGGATAGATGGAGATGTGATTGTTTCTAACCCCTGCAAAATGTAACCATTCTTATCTATAAAAATTGTAACTATATACAATATACAATAAGGTAAGGTGTGAAGGTATGACAAAGCAAGGCATAACCTTCATTAACTAAATATTGCATGTGAATAACTTGCAATGTTAAGAACATTATAGACATGACCAGGCAAGTAGTCATATGTGAATGCAAATATCAATCCAAATTCAAAATGCATGCCAAGAACTAAAACATATTAGGCATGAACAGGTTTTTGGccatcataaatatataaagttaGGTTATTCATATATGACTAGCTTCAGTCCACATACGAAGTTATTCAATGTATAGGAGCAATCTTATGGTATGATCATAAtgttaaaatagaaaattttaggGACGGAAATTAGCAGAAACTGAAACTAGtgaagaagaaacaaagaatgattcaaaaatcaattaattatctGGAATCCAATCAAGGTAGTAATGGAACAGAACACTAGCCCAAGTGCTGTACTACTAATACATAAGCTAATCTAAAACATGAGATATGAACAAAAATAGCATATAAACAGCATATCCGCCAAATAGGTGTTATGAAACTCAATGC
This window harbors:
- the LOC120258796 gene encoding uncharacterized protein LOC120258796, whose amino-acid sequence is MPAIKVKSRPTMEGVGQSLHSCCKSGKTSKGSRLQVKATQTEAVLDTFIQDSFDVTSNVKEFDRVVNSNEACDYQDLFAGDSIELSKLPPSLLCDSMLNGRTGLETITSPSILQTIFSPILMPEDSEFKMIGINNSVRDAEQPALPLLVADESDDGSCHSRDLQTCSVSDFFICEGANALTFDGELTFADVMDVTCPYYEQINDDILLDTSEKYMKLPFLESTIETTNTHDGTCIEDAVVDSDDAYLYLAIHQLKSSDQEGLAYHSGDLAETECFDPQLIFKNLPDLPEAVSSIRPILLPNETQKKKSITLVLDLDETLVHSTLEPCEDADFSFPVFFNLKQHMVYVKRRPYLQIFLERVAQMFEIIVFTASQSIYAEQLLDILDPDKMLIGRRIYRESCIFSDGSYTKDLTVLGIDLAKVAIIDNSPQVFRLQVNNGIPIMSWFDDPSDHALLSLLPFLETLVDADDVRPIIA